The sequence ACGGGCTGGTCGACGAACTCGGTGGTCTCCCGCGCGCCATCGCGATCGCGCAGCAGCGCGCCGGGATCGCCAAGGACGAGGCCGTCAACGTGGTGGTCTATCCCCGGAAGCCCACGGTGTTCGAGGCGTTGACCCTGCTCGGCGGCGGCCAGGGCGCACGCGCGGCCATGGTCGAAGCCCTGCTGCCGGAAGCCGACCGCAGGACACTCGCGGCCGTCAGACAGCCGCTGCGCCTGGTGCAGCGGGGCGAATCGCTCGCCCTGCTGCCGTGGGTGTTTATCGGCAACTGAAGCGTCGCCGGTTGCCGGTTGCCGGTCTCTGTCCCTACGTCGTCAGGCGCCGCAGGACCGTCTGATCGACGGTGATGCCCATGCCCTGCTTGGCCTTCAGCATGTAGCTGGCGAAGAACTGCGCGCGCTTCTGTGACGAGAGCTCGTTGCGCGTCGCCTCGCGGTTCTTCGCCAGGTCGTCGGCCGCCACGTCCGTGCGCTTCACCACGCGCAGCACGATGACGCCATTGGGCGTGGTGAGGGGTTCGCTCACGGCGCCGACCGGCAGCGAGAACGCAACCCGATCGACGGCCGGACTCGGCCCGACTTCCGGGATTGCCGCACCGCGCACCAGGTCGTCGGCCGTGCGCAGCGACAGCCCCGCCGCCTTCACGCCCGCCGCGAAGTTGGCCGCGGTCTTGAGCGTGGCCGCGGCAGCCGTGGCCTTCTCGCGCGCGAGATCCTGCGCGCGCTTGCGCTTCAGGTCCGCCGTCGCGCGTTCCTTCACCTCGTCGAGCGCAGGGACGCGCGCGTCCTCGGTGCCGGTGACGGTGATGAATGCCACGCCCGTGCCCGTCGGCAGCGCACCGCTCACCTTCCCGACGTCGAGACCGAACGCCTCCTCTGATACATCCGGTGAGGCGCCAAGACCTGGAATCGGTTCGGTACGCGTGAAGAGCGGCGACTCCTGCGTCTTCAACCCGCGCGCCGCGGCGGCCTTGTCGAGGTCGGCGGGCGTCTTCACTTCCCGCGCCACGGCATCGGCCAGATCCTGCACGCGCGTCTGCGCGCGTTCGAACGTGAGCTGCTCGGTGATTGCCTGCCGCACGCTGTCGAGCGGCTGGACCTCGGCGGCCTTCTTGTCGGTGGTCTTGATGATGTGGAAGCCGAACTGCGACCGCACGACGTCGCTCAGCTGACCCACGGGCAGCGAGAACGCCACGGCCTCGAACTCCGGCACCATGCGTCCCCTGGCGAAGAAGTCGAGATCGCCGCCGCGCGCCGCGCTCGCCACGTCCTGCGAGTTGGCCCTGGCCAGGGTTTCGAAGTCGGCGCCGGCCTTGAGCTGCTTCAGCAGATCCTCGGCCTTCGCGCGCACCGCCGTCTCGTCCTTGCCCTCGATGTTCAGCAGGATGTGGCTCGCGCGCACCTGCTCGGGCTGCGAGTACTGGTCGATGTTCTGACGGTACGCGCGCTGGATGTCCTGCTCGGGCACCGTGATGTTGCTGCGGATGGCCTGCACGTCGAGCAGCAGATAGCGCACCTTGCGGCGCTCGCCGATCCGGTACGTCTCCTTCTGTTGCTCGTACCACGAGGCGAGGTCGGCGTCGCTCACCTGCACCTGATCCGTGTACGACACGGTCGGGAACGACACGAGCTCCAGCGAGACCTTCTCGTTGCGGCGCCGGTACTCGGCGTCTGCCTCGGCGTCCGAGACCGTGATCCACTCGGTGAGGGTGGCGCGCATCTTGTCGAGGATGACGGTGTTGCGAATCTCGTCCTCGAACTGGGCCGGCGTGAGCGGGGGGCGCTGCAGGCGGAGGAGCTGGCGATAGCGCTGCTCGCCGATGAACTGCCCGTTCTCCTGGAACGCCGCGATGCTCATGATGCGGTCGCGCACTTCCACGTCGTTGGCCGTGATGCCCAGGCGCGTCGCTTCGGCGATGACCGCCTGCTGGTCGATCATCTGCCGCAGCACCTGCTGGTCCATCCCGAGCTGTCGCAGCATGGCCGGGCTCATGTTCCCGCCGTATGCGTTGCGGAACTGCGCCAACTGCGCGTTGTAGGCACGCGAGAAGTCCCCGGCCGTGATCGGCCGGCCCTGCACCGTGGCCACGGCGTCGGCGGTCGACCCGGTCCCGGTGGGTGGCGACAGGAAGTCGGGCACGTAGAAGAACACGAATGTGAGCACCACGAGGGCGAGGCTCCACTTGAGCCACCCTTGGTGGCGACGCATCCGGTCGAGCATGGTCATACGGTTCGTTCTCCGGCGGCCGCGCGTACGCGGAGCCCCTTGGCGGGACCCGCGCCGGCGTCGGCACAAGACCGACCATTATACGGCACTGGATATGCAAGGCTATGATAGCGATCGGTTTTGTGACCCCCCTTTCGTCCCACGCCTGCTATCGGGTGCCTCGAGTATCGACGCCGTGAACCTGGCCCGTGTCCTGCCCCGTCTGCCCCGTTCGGCGCGGCGCCACCTCGCTTCGCGCGCGGCGCTGCATGCCTGGTGGCTCGCCCTCCAGCGCCCGACGTCGAGCCCCGCGCTGGCTCGGTTCCTCGTCACCCGCATGTCGGAATGGCTGCCGCTCCCCGTGTGGGCCATCGTCGTCCCCGGGACGGGAGGTCTCGACGTCCTCGCGGGCGGTACGCGCCGTAGGCGCTTCGCCGATGCCGCCGTCCACGCGGCCGAAGCCGCGCTGACGGCCAACAGTCACTGGAGTACCGGGTCGATGCGCGCTGCTCTGCGGGTGGGGCCTGACGCGGCCGCTGTCGCGTGGCTCCTCAAGAGCCGAGAAGATGTGACGGCGGTCCTTGTCGGCGTGGACGAGGTGCCCGCGCCGCGGCCGCCCGACGTGGCCACCGTGGCGCAGGCGCTGACGGCCGACGTCTTCGAGCCCATGGGGCTGGCGCTCGAGCGCGTCCGCCAACTGGATCGTCTGAAGGAGCTGGCGTCGATCGATGACCTCACGGGGTTGTACAACGCGCGACACCTGCAGCACACCGTCGAACTCGAGCTCTCGCGCCTGGCCCGCACCGGCAGGCCGCTCTCGCTCGTGTTCCTGGATCTCGACGCGTTCAAGCGCGTCAACGATCGTCTCGGCCACCTGTTCGGGAGCCTGACGCTCGTGGAAGTGGGGCACCTGCTGCGCGCGTGCGTCCGCGTCACCGATACCCCGGTGCGCTACGGCGGCGACGAGTTCGTGGTGGTGCTGCCCGGCACCAATCAGCGCGACGCGGGCGGCGTGGCACGCCGCATCCAGGAGCGCATGAGGGCCGAGACGTTTCTATCGGGGCGGGAGACGCCGGTGCGTCTGACCGTGTCTGTCGGTGTGGCCACCGTGACCCGCCCCACGTATTCCGCCGCCGACCTGATCCGGACCGCCGACGAGGCGATGTACTGGGTCAAGCGGAACGGCCGTAACGGGGTCAGGGCCGTCCTGCTCGGCAGGGGAGCCCAGAAGAGGAGTGCGTCGGAGTGAGCCTGCGTTCGCTGTTCTCGTTGTTCTCGAGTGACCTGGCCATCGACCTCGGCACCGCCAATACGTGCGTGTACGCCAGGGGCAAGGGCATCGTCGTCAACGAGCCGTCCATCGTCGCCATCAACAAGGTCAACGGCCGCATCGAGGCCGTGGGCAAGGAAGCCAAGGACATGCTCGGCCGCACGCCGGGCAACATCGTGGCCATCAAGCCGATGAAGGACGGCGTCATCGCTGACTTCGAAGTCACCGAGAAGATGCTCACGTACTTCATCAAGAAGGCCCACAACCGCAACGTGTGGGTCCGCCCGCGCATCGTGATCGGCGTGCCGAGCGAGATCACCCAGGTGGAGAAGCGCGCGGTCAAGGACAGCGCCTACAGGGCCAAGGCGAGCGAGGTGCACCTGGTGGAGGAAGCGATGGCGGCCGCCATCGGCGCCGGGATGCCCATCACCGAGCCCTCGGGCAACATGATCGTGGACATCGGTGGCGGCACCACCGACATCGCCGTCATTTCGCTGGCGGGCCTCGTGTACAGCAAGGCCGTGCGCGTGGCCGGCAACGAGATGGACGAAGCCATCATTCAGTACATCAAGAAGACCTACAACCTGCTCATCGGTGAGCGCACCGCCGAGCAGATCAAGATGGAGCTGGGATCGGCCTTTCCACTCGAGGATCCGCGCGAGATGGAGATCAAGGGGCGTCATCTGGTGGAGGGCGTGCCCAAGACCATCACCATCACCGACGAGGAGATCCGCACGGCACTTGCCGAGACCGTCAACGTGATCGTCGACGCCGTGCGCATCGCGCTGGAGCGCACGCCGCCGGAACTGTCTGCCGACATCGTGGACCGCGGCATCGTGCTCACCGGCGGAGGTTCGCTCCTGAAGAACCTCGACAAGCGGCTCCGCGAAGAAACGGGATTGCCCGTCGCGATGGCCGAGGATCCGCTGTCGACCGTCGTTCTCGGCGCCGGTCGCATGCTCTCGGACTTCAATCTCCTGAGAAAGATCTCGATCGACTGATCCCGACTGCCGATGACCGACGGCCGGATGCCGGCGGCCGAGCCCGTTCTGCCCTGTGCTGACCAACGATCGCGGACCTGTTCTCGAGTTCCAGAAGCGCACCGGCTATCTGCTGGTGGCGGCCCTGCTCGGTCATCTCCTGCTGATCTCGACGCAGGTGAGCTCGCAGCAGGGCGCCAGCGTGCTGGAGACGACGATCTTCGGGGCGTTGTCGCGGGTGCAGGCGTTCACGGGCTGGCTCACGCACGGCGTCACAGGGGCGTGGGGCAACTACGTCGCCCTGCGGCGGCACAGCGCGCGTGCAGACGCCCTGCAGTTGCAGGTAGACCGCATGGGCGTCGAGTTGCAGCACGCCAACGCGCAGGCACGTCGCACCGAGCAGCTCGAGCAACTGCTCCAGCTCCAGCGCACCGAACTCCCGGCGACGATGGCGGCGCGGGTGATCGCGGCGGATCCGGCGGCAGCGTTCAGAACGGTGACGATCGACAAGGGCACGTCAGACGGCGTCCGTCGCGACATGGCCGTTCTCTCGCCGCTCGGGGTCGTCGGTCGCGTCATCGACGAGCCGGCCGCGCACGCGGCCAAGGTGCAGCTCATCATCGATCGCAACGCCGGTGCCGGTGCCGTGGTCGAACGCGCCAACGCCGGGGGGGTCGTCGTCGGCGGTGAAGACGAGGCGCCGCTGCGCATGGAGTACGTGTCGAACCTGGCCGACGTGGCGCCGGGCGATCTCGTGATGACGTCAGGACTCGACGGCATCTACCCGCGAGGGTTCGTCATCGGACGCATCGAGAAGGTGGAGCGCGGATCGGGCCTGTACCGGTTGATCGCCATCCGTCCGCGCGTGGACTTCTCGTCGCTCGACACGGTGTTGCTCGTGACCGGCCCGCCGCCGGCGCCACCGGCCGCCGCGCAGGCACCCACGCCATGACGCGC comes from Acidobacteriota bacterium and encodes:
- a CDS encoding peptidyl-prolyl cis-trans isomerase, translated to MRRHQGWLKWSLALVVLTFVFFYVPDFLSPPTGTGSTADAVATVQGRPITAGDFSRAYNAQLAQFRNAYGGNMSPAMLRQLGMDQQVLRQMIDQQAVIAEATRLGITANDVEVRDRIMSIAAFQENGQFIGEQRYRQLLRLQRPPLTPAQFEDEIRNTVILDKMRATLTEWITVSDAEADAEYRRRNEKVSLELVSFPTVSYTDQVQVSDADLASWYEQQKETYRIGERRKVRYLLLDVQAIRSNITVPEQDIQRAYRQNIDQYSQPEQVRASHILLNIEGKDETAVRAKAEDLLKQLKAGADFETLARANSQDVASAARGGDLDFFARGRMVPEFEAVAFSLPVGQLSDVVRSQFGFHIIKTTDKKAAEVQPLDSVRQAITEQLTFERAQTRVQDLADAVAREVKTPADLDKAAAARGLKTQESPLFTRTEPIPGLGASPDVSEEAFGLDVGKVSGALPTGTGVAFITVTGTEDARVPALDEVKERATADLKRKRAQDLAREKATAAAATLKTAANFAAGVKAAGLSLRTADDLVRGAAIPEVGPSPAVDRVAFSLPVGAVSEPLTTPNGVIVLRVVKRTDVAADDLAKNREATRNELSSQKRAQFFASYMLKAKQGMGITVDQTVLRRLTT
- a CDS encoding GGDEF domain-containing protein, producing the protein MNLARVLPRLPRSARRHLASRAALHAWWLALQRPTSSPALARFLVTRMSEWLPLPVWAIVVPGTGGLDVLAGGTRRRRFADAAVHAAEAALTANSHWSTGSMRAALRVGPDAAAVAWLLKSREDVTAVLVGVDEVPAPRPPDVATVAQALTADVFEPMGLALERVRQLDRLKELASIDDLTGLYNARHLQHTVELELSRLARTGRPLSLVFLDLDAFKRVNDRLGHLFGSLTLVEVGHLLRACVRVTDTPVRYGGDEFVVVLPGTNQRDAGGVARRIQERMRAETFLSGRETPVRLTVSVGVATVTRPTYSAADLIRTADEAMYWVKRNGRNGVRAVLLGRGAQKRSASE
- a CDS encoding rod shape-determining protein; amino-acid sequence: MFSLFSSDLAIDLGTANTCVYARGKGIVVNEPSIVAINKVNGRIEAVGKEAKDMLGRTPGNIVAIKPMKDGVIADFEVTEKMLTYFIKKAHNRNVWVRPRIVIGVPSEITQVEKRAVKDSAYRAKASEVHLVEEAMAAAIGAGMPITEPSGNMIVDIGGGTTDIAVISLAGLVYSKAVRVAGNEMDEAIIQYIKKTYNLLIGERTAEQIKMELGSAFPLEDPREMEIKGRHLVEGVPKTITITDEEIRTALAETVNVIVDAVRIALERTPPELSADIVDRGIVLTGGGSLLKNLDKRLREETGLPVAMAEDPLSTVVLGAGRMLSDFNLLRKISID
- the mreC gene encoding rod shape-determining protein MreC; the encoded protein is MLTNDRGPVLEFQKRTGYLLVAALLGHLLLISTQVSSQQGASVLETTIFGALSRVQAFTGWLTHGVTGAWGNYVALRRHSARADALQLQVDRMGVELQHANAQARRTEQLEQLLQLQRTELPATMAARVIAADPAAAFRTVTIDKGTSDGVRRDMAVLSPLGVVGRVIDEPAAHAAKVQLIIDRNAGAGAVVERANAGGVVVGGEDEAPLRMEYVSNLADVAPGDLVMTSGLDGIYPRGFVIGRIEKVERGSGLYRLIAIRPRVDFSSLDTVLLVTGPPPAPPAAAQAPTP